A single Triticum dicoccoides isolate Atlit2015 ecotype Zavitan chromosome 2A, WEW_v2.0, whole genome shotgun sequence DNA region contains:
- the LOC119354627 gene encoding uncharacterized protein LOC119354627 codes for MPEPHQIHQPPPPPPPPTDPNPVASTAANARRNPAPLPLPLPEIPVPPVQPKMIIKGMLGRYERWNPVHPTAGAFWGVGLGFGCGVGWGPGFGPEVIGYVGAGCGVGFSVGITLAGVGVGLPQHGIIKNHYHGGGFASNVPFESARFYLLTMLKGMVWDAISYASNVTAMRKESRQKLLRCQENPQVSGGVDLPKLGKGMSSSFRSTMECIKAFTNQNWPP; via the exons ATGCCCGAGCCCCACCAAATCCACcaacccccgcccccgcccccgcctccAACCGATCCAAACCCCGTTGCCTCCACGGCTGCAAATGCCCGGCGCAATCCG gccccgctgccgctgccgctgccggagATCCCGGTGCCGCCGGTGCAGCCGAAGATGATCATAAAGGGGATGCTGGGCCGGTATGAGCGGTGGAACCCCGTGCACCCGACGGCGGGCGCCTTCTGGGGCGTCGGGCTGGGGTTCGGCTGCGGCGTCGGGTGGGGCCCAGGGTTTGGGCCGGAGGTCATCGGCTACGTCGGCGCCGGATGCGGCGTTGGCTTCAGCGTCGGCATCACGCTCGCCGGTGTCGGCGTCGGGCTGCCACAGCACGGCATCATCAAGAACCACTACCACGGCGGCG GTTTTGCAAGCAATGTCCCATTCGAATCAGCAAGGTTTTACCTCTTGACCATGCTAAAAGGTATGGTATGGGATGCCATCAGTTATGCGAGCAACGTCACAGCTATGAGGAAAGAATCTCGACAGAAGCTTTTAAGATGTCAGGAGAACCCTCAAGTTTCAGGAGGAGTTGATCTGCCCAAGCTGGGGAAAGGAATGTCCAGCAGCTTCCGATCAACGATGGAGTGTATCAAGGCCTTCACAAATCAGAATTGGCCTCCATAG